In Phocoena phocoena chromosome 3, mPhoPho1.1, whole genome shotgun sequence, a single window of DNA contains:
- the TNFSF14 gene encoding tumor necrosis factor ligand superfamily member 14 isoform X2 → MEETVVRPSVFMVDGQTDIPFTRLGHRRRRQPCSAARLGAGSWDQLVQDRRPQQANPTAHLTGANSSLTGSGGPLLWETKLGLAFLRGLTYRDGALVIAQAGYYYIYSKVQLGGVGCPQRLTGGLPITHGLYKRTARYPEELELLVSRRSPCGRASSRQVWWDSSFLGGVVHLDAGEEVVVRVPDESLVRVRDGTRSYFGAFMV, encoded by the exons ATGGAGGAGACAGTGGTGAGGCCCTCGGTGTTCATGGTGGATGGACAGACGGACATCCCTTTCACAAGGCTGGGGCACAGACGCAGGAGACAGCCCTGCAGTGCAGCCCGGCTGG GTGCAGGATCCTGGGATCAGCTGGTGCAAG ATCGGAGGCCCCAGCAGGCCAACCCGACAGCACACCTCACAG GGGCCAACTCCAGCCTGACAGGCAGTGGGGGCCCGCTGCTGTGGGAGACGAAACTGGGCCTGGCCTTCTTGAGGGGCCTCACCTACCGGGACGGTGCCCTGGTCATCGCCCAGGCTGGCTACTATTACATCTACTCCAAGGTGCAGCTGGGCGGTGTGGGCTGCCCCCAGAGGCTGACTGGCGGCCTGCCCATCACCCACGGCCTCTACAAGCGCACGGCCCGCTACCCcgaggagctggagctgctggTCAGCCGGCGGTCACCCTGTGGGCGAGCAAGCAGCCGCCAGGTCTGGTGGGACAGCAGCTTCCTGGGCGGAGTGGTCCACCTGGATGCcggggaggaggtggtggtgcGCGTGCCTGATGAGAGCCTGGTCCGAGTCCGCGATGGTACGCGGTCCTACTTCGGGGCGTTCATGGTGTGA
- the TNFSF14 gene encoding tumor necrosis factor ligand superfamily member 14 isoform X1, translating to MEETVVRPSVFMVDGQTDIPFTRLGHRRRRQPCSAARLGLGLLLLLLTTGVAVQGWFLLQLHWRLEVMAAPLQDRGAGSWDQLVQDRRPQQANPTAHLTGANSSLTGSGGPLLWETKLGLAFLRGLTYRDGALVIAQAGYYYIYSKVQLGGVGCPQRLTGGLPITHGLYKRTARYPEELELLVSRRSPCGRASSRQVWWDSSFLGGVVHLDAGEEVVVRVPDESLVRVRDGTRSYFGAFMV from the exons ATGGAGGAGACAGTGGTGAGGCCCTCGGTGTTCATGGTGGATGGACAGACGGACATCCCTTTCACAAGGCTGGGGCACAGACGCAGGAGACAGCCCTGCAGTGCAGCCCGGCTGGGCCTgggcctcctgctgctgctgttgaCGACCGGAGTGGCTGTCCAGGGCTGGTTCCTGCTGCAGCTACACTGGCGCCTGGAGGTGATGGCCGCCCCCCTGCag GACAGAGGTGCAGGATCCTGGGATCAGCTGGTGCAAG ATCGGAGGCCCCAGCAGGCCAACCCGACAGCACACCTCACAG GGGCCAACTCCAGCCTGACAGGCAGTGGGGGCCCGCTGCTGTGGGAGACGAAACTGGGCCTGGCCTTCTTGAGGGGCCTCACCTACCGGGACGGTGCCCTGGTCATCGCCCAGGCTGGCTACTATTACATCTACTCCAAGGTGCAGCTGGGCGGTGTGGGCTGCCCCCAGAGGCTGACTGGCGGCCTGCCCATCACCCACGGCCTCTACAAGCGCACGGCCCGCTACCCcgaggagctggagctgctggTCAGCCGGCGGTCACCCTGTGGGCGAGCAAGCAGCCGCCAGGTCTGGTGGGACAGCAGCTTCCTGGGCGGAGTGGTCCACCTGGATGCcggggaggaggtggtggtgcGCGTGCCTGATGAGAGCCTGGTCCGAGTCCGCGATGGTACGCGGTCCTACTTCGGGGCGTTCATGGTGTGA